CCGACTTTGATCTGGCCGGTCTTCAGATGCAAACTCTTGGCCCCACCGACGGTTGCCAAATAGAACCCATTTTTAGCAGAAATCGGCTGCTGATTGGTTCCCCGCTGTGCCGGTGCCAGTTCAGAATTCACCCCATCATTTAACATCCGCGAAGACATCACTGCTTGGCGGATATTTTGATAGATGCTTGGCGAGTAACCACCGGAAATGTCGGTTCCCAGGCCAATTTTGACGTGGTGTTGCAGGAGCTTGCTTACGGGCAACACCGCATTACCAAAATAGACGTTGGAGATTGGACAGTGGGCAACCGCCACGCCGCGGGCTTTGAAGGTATCCAGGTCGGCTTGATTGAGCAGGGTGCCATGAGCCATCACCGATTTATCAGTCAAAAGACCATACTCGTCCAAGACTTCGGCATCCCGTTTGTGGTAGTGTTCCAGTGCATAACCGTTCTCCCAATCGCTTTCGCTGCAGTGGGATTGGACCGGCAAATCATATTTCTTTGCCAATTCCCCCAGGCCCTTCAATGATTCAGGCGTACAACTGGGGACAAATCTTGGCGTAATGACTGCCGTTTGCTTGATTGGGGCACTCTGGTTGAGCTGGTCAATTTGTTGAATGAAACGTTCTGTGTCATCGACTGCACTTTGAGCCGAGGCATCCCGATAGTTCTCAGGCGTCTGATCAGGATTATCCATCGCCACCTTACCGATAAAGCCCCGCTGGTTGTGATTGACGCAAGCTTTCGCCAATTCCAGGTTGGCGGGGTTATCTACACTGCCAAAATACAGGACGGTGGTCGTCCCATTTGCGAGCAATTCACCGACCAGATCGTCATAAACCCGCTTGGCGAACCCGACGTCTTTGTACTTGGCTTCCATCGGAAATGTATATGTATCAAGCCATTCATTTAACGGCCGATCCAGTGCCACCCCGGCATTGGGCCACTGGGGTGCGTGGACGTGGAGGTCGATGAAGCCGGGCAATAGGTATTCATTTGACTTCAACGTGAGCAACTGATCATTTTGCTCGGCGTCGCGCCTAACCGCTGGAAAATCGTCATCTGATTCATTGATCACGCGCTCGATATAACCGGAATCGTCAATGCAGACCAACTGGTGCTGTTGGCAGTCGACCTCATCAGGTGTTGCAGCAGTCATGGTCGGGCCTTCAATTACTTTTGTGATTGTGATAATAGCCACCTCAGTTTTCATTATTTTTTAAACTAACTATTCAAATTCCCTATACAAAGTGATTATATACTGCCAAATGTCCCGACTCAATGCATGCCATTTCACCAATACGAAATGGCATGGACTTTTCAACAAGAAATGTCGGATAAATTTGTAGGAAGTGCCAAACATTTCCACCCCGTCACGATTTATACTGCGGACGAAGTGGTGTTCAGCAGTCAGGTTAATCGTTATTGAGGGGGTTAAAATGATGACTCAAAAGAGGTTTATTCAGGAATTGTTCATTAGTTCGGTGGTTTTGCTAGGGCTATTGGTGGGCACAACCGGCTCGGTTAAGGCCGCAAGCACCCCCACCATCTCAGAGCTCACCAGTTTCATCTGGCATCGTGCAGCCTTTAGCGGCCGTACCCCATCAGACCGGCGAAATTGGGACAGTGACATACCAAATTAGTGATGGCATTCTAAGTTTGAGTGGTGGGACCATCTCAAGCCACCCCGAAGAAACCTATCCATGGAATTTTAATGAAACGATCACCAAAGTTGAGATCAATGGACCAATTATTCTGGAGGGAAATGCGGCCCGTAGTTTCTTTATGGCGTTACCAAATGCGACCGCAATCGAAGGCATCGGCCACTTAGATACCACCCAAGCGACTGACATGAGCCACATGTTCGCTGATGATACCAATTTATTGGAGCTCGATTTGTCAACGTTAAATACAGATAACGTTACCCGATTCAACCAGATGTTTGCGGGAGACCAATCTTTAACCACTGTGAATGTTTCCAAGTTTGATACATCTAAAGCAGAATTAATGACGGGCATGTTTTCCGGCGAAACTTCTTTAACCAGCTTAGATTTATCCAACTTTGATACTCATAAGCCGTTGCTTTACGGAGCGCGGAGGCTGTCAAATATGCTGGCATACCTGACCAGCTTGACCACTCTCAAACTAGGTCCAAACGTGGGGTTTGGCCCTGCCGAGAGTATCGGCGATCCACACCTGATTGCCCCGGCTGGCGCAGACAACTGGCAGGCAGTCGGCAGTGGTACCCCAGAGGATCCTGAAGGCCCAGTATACTCGCCCGATGGCATTCGCGGGTTATATGAACCTACCAATCCTGAACACCCAACTGAAGTGGAAACTTTCGTACCGGAAAAGCCGTTTGTTGATCAATCGGCTATCTCGGTTCAACCAACATACAGTATGACAACCGGAACCAAGTTTGATGTCAGCAAGGTCTTCAACTCAATTACCACACCAGAAGGCAAAGTCGGCTACATTACCGCCAATGCCAAGTTTGTCACTAATCTCTACTACCAATCATTGCCTAAGAATAAAGAGATTACGCTCATTGCAACACGAGGCATTCAAGCCTACAAGAATAAGAATTTGACCCGAAAGACAAAGGCTTACAAGCAAGGCACCCATCTTCGAGTTAAAGCGATCGTTAAGCATAATCTCACGACACGCTACCAGTTGAGTAACGGTTACTTTGTATCCGCCAATAAGAAGTTAGTCATTCAGGGAAAAGCTTAACTGAAAGCAGTTCATATTTTTAGCCACCAGTATCGTGCTGGTGGCTTTTTTGGATGCTATTGAGAATCAGCAGCACAAGGAAAACCTATCGTGGACTTTCTCACAACAATGCCCCTGCAATCTTTGTACAAACCAACAAACAAATCTCTCCATCTTTTCCCTATACTGAAGGCAAATTGAACCTGGTTCAGGTTTTGACAGTTTGTAAACGTTGAGGGGGCGTTTTCTATGAAACAGAGAAAAATTGTGATCAAAGTGGCTGTTGCTATGGCCGCGGCCATGGGCTTGCTTTTAGGGACGGCTGCCAGCACGAATGTTTTGACTGAAGCAGCCGAAACAAATACCGCTGTTCAAGATGAGACCGCCAGTGGGCATTTGGGTGGCCCAGATGGTCCAGACTGGACCCGTGACGGCAATAATTTCAATTTAACGGGTGGTGTCCTGACGGAGAGAATTGACAATCAATTGACTTCAAATATAGGAACGGCAACCGTGATTAATATTACAGGTAAGCTGTATCTTGAGGGCGAGGCCTCGCGTGAGTTGTTTTCCTCCCTCAATAATGTGACCACGATTAACGGCATGGAGAATGTGGATACGGCAAAAGCAACGAATATGGAGTTGATGTTTGCCGAAGATCAAGCACTCACCTCCATTGATGTGTCGTCCTTTGACACCCGGGAAGTCACCGATATGGCAGCAATGTTTGCTAATGACAGTTCAATGAAAAGCATCAATGTTGCCAACTTTAATACTGATAATGTGACGATTATGCCCAACATGTTCGCCGATATGCACGAGGTTGAAAGCATCAACGGGACCAATTTCAATACCCAAAAGGTCACAGAAATGACGGCAATGTTTTGGAATGATCCTAACTTAAAGACGGTTGATGTGTCGTCTTTTCAAACACCAAACGTCACCAGTTTCAGGGCAATGTTTGCGGATGATTCAAGTTTGACCAGCCTCGATTTGTCAGGGTTTGACACCCAAAAGCTCCTAGGATATTCTAACGGAACCCTCGGACTCATGCTCCGGGGAACATCCAGCCTCGCCAAACTGACACTGGGGCCAAATATTCAATTTGATAAAAATAAGACCATTAACGGCGCGTCTGCTGGGCTCCCATCACTCGGCGCCCCTGCCGGCTCTGAACGATGGCAGGCGGTCGCTGCCGATAAAGGCGGTACCGCCGACAACCCTAAAGGAGCGACTGCCTTCCTCCCCGATGAATTGACTTCCCTTTATGATCAGTCGAATGCCAATCATCCAACCAAGGTTGAGACTTGGGTTCCCTACTTCAAAGACACTCTGGATGTTAAATCACCAATTAACCTGACAGTCGGCCAATCATTTGATCCCAAAGCAGGATTTGTCTCCGCAGCCGATGGAAATGGTCAACCGGTTACTTATGACCAAGCCGTCGCCGAAGGAAAGCCTGGCGGACTGGCAGTTGACACCAGCGGTCTCGACACCTCCAAGCCGGGAACCTATAACGTCACCTACAGCTACCACATGCGAAAGGCCATTGTGAAGGTTATTGTGAGCGCAGTCCCTGGGGTGACACCAAATCCGACCCCGACACCAAACCCCAATGGCAATAATTCCGGCAACAGCAATCCCGTCTGGAATCCCACCAATCCAAAGAATCCAAACGGTACTGGCCTGCCCAACTTTGCCAATGTGAAAAACGATGCGGTCTACGCAACCAAGAAAATTTACCTCTACCAAAATCCAACTTTCAAAAAGTCACAGCGAATAGCCGTTTATCCAAAAGCTAAGCGAATCAACCGACCAATGTTTGTCGTCGTCGATTTTGCCAAATCAAATGGCGGTGCCCTCCGAATCAAAGTGCGTGACGTCAATCACGGCAAAAAGACTGCTGGCAAGGTTGGGTACATCACCGCTAATCCAAAGTATGTAACCAACGTCTACTACCAGACCATGCCAAAATCCAATCAGGTCAAGGTGATCGCCACCAAGGGTGTTTACGTCTACCAGAATGCTAATTTGTCCGGCAAGGCCAAGCACTACAAGAAAGGGGCTCGTCTGACCGTTAAGAAATTGGTTAAACACAATCTGACGACCCGTTATCAATTAAGCAATGGGCATTTTATCACCGGCAATAAGAAGCTGGTCATTCATAGCCGTTAAGGGCATCAATTGTTTCAGAAAGTCTGCGCACTCTCACCATCAACTGTTACAATCAAAGTAATGGGCGTGATCGTTGTGTGCGCATCCGACAATTTGGCTTTAACCTTCCCGCCCAGAAAATCACTCAAGGAGGAATTTCTATGGCGGTATTTTCAGAAGAACAACGGCTGCAAATTTTCAAAGAGCTCGTCGCGATTCAATCGGTGAACACTGATGAAGAAAAGGTCAGCGCTTATTTAAAAAATCTTTTTGAGAAACATGGCATTTCGGCCACAATTATCCCGGTCGATGAAAATCGGACGGATCTAAAAGCAGAAATCGGCACTGGCAGCCCAGTCCTGGGAGTCTCCGGGCACATGGATGTCGTTTCACCGGGGGATACCTCTAAGTGGACCAGCGACCCGTTTACATTGACCGAGCGCGACGGCAAGTTATACGGTCGTGGTGCTGCTGATATGAAATCCGGGTTGGCTGCAATGGTGATTGCCATGATTGAGATTCATGATCAAGGATTGCTGAAAAAGGGTCGGATTCGTCTCATGGCAACCATGGGCGAAGAAGTTGGCGAATTAGGTTCACGAACCTTCGCTGACGATGGCTCAATGGACGACGTTGATGCACTGATCATCGGTGAACCATCCGGCTACCGAATTGCCTATGCCCACAAAGGGGCAATGGATATTCGCCTAACCTCAACTGGGAAAGCTGCCCATAGTTCAATGCCGGAGCAGGGCTACAATGCGCTGGATCCACTGATTGATCTCCTGCACGACGCCAATCATCAATTTAGAACAACAAATAAAAAGAGCGCAATGTTGGGAAATCTGGCATTTAACACGACGATCTTCAAGGGCGGGGATCAAGTCAACTCAATTCCAGCCAAAGCTGTTGCCGATATCAACGTTCGCACCATCCCAGAGTTCGATAATGATGTGGTCGATAAGCTACTGGATCAACTCGTTGAACAGCAAAATACCAACGGGGCCAAAATCGTCAAGGAAACTTACATGTCTCAACCATCAGTCGAAACGACCGGCGACAAAAAGCTGATCGGCTTGGCACAGGAAATCGGCAAACAATATGCCGAAAAAGACATTCCGAGCGGTGCCATCCCAGCTGTCACCGACGCATCGAACATGCTGCGGGATAAGCCGAAGGAATTTCCATTTATCATCTTTGGTCCAGGAAGTAACAGTGTCCACCAAGTTGATGAGTTTGTCGACAAACAGATGTACCTTAACTTTGTGGAGATTTATCAGAAGTTGTTTACGCAGTATTTGAACTAAAGACGAATCCAATCAAATAGCAGCCGTCAAACCACTTGCTTGTGATTTGACGGCTGCTGTTTTGTTCTGATAGATACTACCAAGCCAACTCATAATAAGTGAAAAATGCGGTGCCAGCCCCGACCCACACGAGCACCATGATCACAATCATGAGACTCTTAACGGCCGCATTAAAAATTGTGTAATCAGCGAACCGCTGGTCAATCCGCTTGGGTGCAGAAATCAGTCCCAGCACGATTAACGTAACAGGTAAGATAAAAATGGTCATTTTGGTGCCTGGACTGTCTGCGACGCCAAAGCCAAAATGAGTCGGAACAATTTGAGGTAATCGTGGATAAAAGACGATGGCCGCCATTGCGGTAATTATGGTCACACACCAGTGGACGGCAAGGATTTTAGAGTAAACTTTGGAAATCAGAATTGAGAAATTCATGTGGGTCGCTTCCTTAGTGGCTATGTACTTTTTGTTAATGCTGTGGTAATCATATCACGGTTAACTGGTAACACAATCCTTATTTGGGCATCGGATCGAATTCATTTGAAAGTGAATATCCAAACGCCTAACAACTAGCACAAAGTCCCCGTTGATGATACGATAAAACCAAAATTATCTCTATCAAACAAGCATAATTATTGCATCAGTCAATCAGGGGAGGAATTATTATGCAGTCTGTGGATGACCAGTTAAAGCAGTTATCACCAGAAGAACTCATTAAATTAACGTCTGGCGCCAATTTTTGGGAATCGGTGACACTGCCAGACCACCAGATTCCCAGTTTTCGAATGAGTGATGGTCCCAATGGCCTTCGCTATCAGGCGGGTGAAGGCGATGCACTAGGAATAAATGACAGCGCTATCAGCACCTGTTTCCCAACGGCCAGTGCGGTTGCCTGCACTTGGGATCCGGATTTGGTCGCTCAAATGGGCCACGCCATCGGCTTGGAAGCCCGCAGCTTAAAGGTGGATATGGTGTTGGGACCGGGGATCAACATCAAGCGAAATCCGCTTTGCGGCCGGAACTTTGAATATTTCAGCGAAGATCCTTATTTAGCAGGCATGATTGGTGCCGGTTGGATTAAAGGCCTACAGTCTGAAGGTGCGGCGGCCTGCTTGAAACACTTTGCCGGCAACAATCAAGAAACCGATCGGCTGTTATCAAATTCCATGATTGATCCAACTGCCTTGCACGAATTGTATCTGGAAGCCTTCCGAATTGCCGTTGAATCTGCGCAGCCCGAAGGCGTGATGTGTTCATACAATCAGGTCAACGGCACTTATTCCAGTGATAATACCTATTTGCTAAGCAAAGTTTTGCGTCAGCAATGGGGATTCAAAGGCGCCGTCGTTACTGATTGGGGCGCGCTCAATGACAAAGTCGCCAGTCTGAATGCCGGCGGCGACCTGGAAATGCCATCCAGTCACAACATGTTCGACCCGCAGGCGCTCGAAGCTTTGAATGCCGGCCGACTCAAACGACCAGCTCTTGACCGAGCAGCGGGAAACGTTGTTCGAATTGCTGAGAAGCAGCGGCCAGAGTTCACTGGCGATCGCAAGGACCTACTGACAAAAAATGGCCAACTTGCCCAAAAGATTGCCGAAAACGCCGCGGTTTTATTAAAAAATGATGATCACATTCTGCCGATTGACCCATCCACTAAGCTCTTGGTAATCGGCCAGATGGCAGCCGAAACCCGTTATCAAGGTGCCGGATCTTCCCACATTAATCCCCCATCTCAGACCTCCATTTTGCAAGGATTAACCAATGCCGGGATTGCCTACGATTATGCGCAGGGCTACCAATTTACCGGTGAAAACAACCGTGAATTGGCGACTGCTGCCACCGATGCTGCTAAGAATGCTCAAACTGTCGTGGTGGTTGCAGGGTTGCCAGAAAGTGCCGAATCAGAGGGCTTTGACCGTCCTAACATGAAGCTGCCTAATAATCAGAATGAGCTGATTGAACAACTGGCGGCGGTGAACCCGAACGTGATTGTGTTACTGGTTGCCGGAGCGCCGGTAGAATTGCCGTGGCGAACTAAAGTTAAGGGGTTGATCAACCTCTATTTAGGCGGCCAGTTTGTCGGCGACGCAGCGGCTAATTTGTTATCCGGTAAAGTCAATCCATCCGGGAAGCTTGCCGAAAGTTACCCGATTACCTATCAGGACGTTCCGTCGGCTGAACTATATGACCACAATCCACGTTCGGCTGCTTACGCCGAGAGCGTCTATGTCGGCTACCGGTACTATGAAAAGGCCAACCAACCAGTCGCCTTCCCGTTTGGCTTCGGTCTGAGCTATACCAGCTTTGAAATGAGTCGTTTACAGTTAAATCAACACCAAATTGACGCCGGCCAATCGATTAATGTCACCGTTGACGTGGCCAACACCGGCAGCCGTGATGGGGCCGAAGTCGTTGAGGTTTACGTTGGCAATCCGTCTGACCGCGCCTTGAAACCATTGAAGGAACTGAAGGCCTTTCAAAAAATCTTTTTAAAGGCCGGCGAGAAACAGA
Above is a genomic segment from Lentilactobacillus buchneri containing:
- the guaD gene encoding guanine deaminase encodes the protein MTAATPDEVDCQQHQLVCIDDSGYIERVINESDDDFPAVRRDAEQNDQLLTLKSNEYLLPGFIDLHVHAPQWPNAGVALDRPLNEWLDTYTFPMEAKYKDVGFAKRVYDDLVGELLANGTTTVLYFGSVDNPANLELAKACVNHNQRGFIGKVAMDNPDQTPENYRDASAQSAVDDTERFIQQIDQLNQSAPIKQTAVITPRFVPSCTPESLKGLGELAKKYDLPVQSHCSESDWENGYALEHYHKRDAEVLDEYGLLTDKSVMAHGTLLNQADLDTFKARGVAVAHCPISNVYFGNAVLPVSKLLQHHVKIGLGTDISGGYSPSIYQNIRQAVMSSRMLNDGVNSELAPAQRGTNQQPISAKNGFYLATVGGAKSLHLKTGQIKVGYLADLQVVKSPLKSFEDESMDQIFEKIMYHASEADVKQVFVQGRLAKTSNN
- a CDS encoding DUF5776 domain-containing protein encodes the protein MQPLAAVPHQTGEIGTVTYQISDGILSLSGGTISSHPEETYPWNFNETITKVEINGPIILEGNAARSFFMALPNATAIEGIGHLDTTQATDMSHMFADDTNLLELDLSTLNTDNVTRFNQMFAGDQSLTTVNVSKFDTSKAELMTGMFSGETSLTSLDLSNFDTHKPLLYGARRLSNMLAYLTSLTTLKLGPNVGFGPAESIGDPHLIAPAGADNWQAVGSGTPEDPEGPVYSPDGIRGLYEPTNPEHPTEVETFVPEKPFVDQSAISVQPTYSMTTGTKFDVSKVFNSITTPEGKVGYITANAKFVTNLYYQSLPKNKEITLIATRGIQAYKNKNLTRKTKAYKQGTHLRVKAIVKHNLTTRYQLSNGYFVSANKKLVIQGKA
- a CDS encoding glycoside hydrolase family 3 C-terminal domain-containing protein, whose amino-acid sequence is MQSVDDQLKQLSPEELIKLTSGANFWESVTLPDHQIPSFRMSDGPNGLRYQAGEGDALGINDSAISTCFPTASAVACTWDPDLVAQMGHAIGLEARSLKVDMVLGPGINIKRNPLCGRNFEYFSEDPYLAGMIGAGWIKGLQSEGAAACLKHFAGNNQETDRLLSNSMIDPTALHELYLEAFRIAVESAQPEGVMCSYNQVNGTYSSDNTYLLSKVLRQQWGFKGAVVTDWGALNDKVASLNAGGDLEMPSSHNMFDPQALEALNAGRLKRPALDRAAGNVVRIAEKQRPEFTGDRKDLLTKNGQLAQKIAENAAVLLKNDDHILPIDPSTKLLVIGQMAAETRYQGAGSSHINPPSQTSILQGLTNAGIAYDYAQGYQFTGENNRELATAATDAAKNAQTVVVVAGLPESAESEGFDRPNMKLPNNQNELIEQLAAVNPNVIVLLVAGAPVELPWRTKVKGLINLYLGGQFVGDAAANLLSGKVNPSGKLAESYPITYQDVPSAELYDHNPRSAAYAESVYVGYRYYEKANQPVAFPFGFGLSYTSFEMSRLQLNQHQIDAGQSINVTVDVANTGSRDGAEVVEVYVGNPSDRALKPLKELKAFQKIFLKAGEKQTVTLTLPAQAFSEWDEQQQAWQLPAVSKTIIVKIGSRLEELTAPVEVIGQAITPTDSIPSWYTHPVGKPTIADFTELTGMTVAPPSTPEPGHYTPLNTPRELSTHSAIIRKIVSVLKANMTKGISDPNSSEAKFMDAIVMDTPLIRLAQQSSGKLSLSLVHKLVALANRHYIQAIFKN
- a CDS encoding BspA family leucine-rich repeat surface protein — its product is MKQRKIVIKVAVAMAAAMGLLLGTAASTNVLTEAAETNTAVQDETASGHLGGPDGPDWTRDGNNFNLTGGVLTERIDNQLTSNIGTATVINITGKLYLEGEASRELFSSLNNVTTINGMENVDTAKATNMELMFAEDQALTSIDVSSFDTREVTDMAAMFANDSSMKSINVANFNTDNVTIMPNMFADMHEVESINGTNFNTQKVTEMTAMFWNDPNLKTVDVSSFQTPNVTSFRAMFADDSSLTSLDLSGFDTQKLLGYSNGTLGLMLRGTSSLAKLTLGPNIQFDKNKTINGASAGLPSLGAPAGSERWQAVAADKGGTADNPKGATAFLPDELTSLYDQSNANHPTKVETWVPYFKDTLDVKSPINLTVGQSFDPKAGFVSAADGNGQPVTYDQAVAEGKPGGLAVDTSGLDTSKPGTYNVTYSYHMRKAIVKVIVSAVPGVTPNPTPTPNPNGNNSGNSNPVWNPTNPKNPNGTGLPNFANVKNDAVYATKKIYLYQNPTFKKSQRIAVYPKAKRINRPMFVVVDFAKSNGGALRIKVRDVNHGKKTAGKVGYITANPKYVTNVYYQTMPKSNQVKVIATKGVYVYQNANLSGKAKHYKKGARLTVKKLVKHNLTTRYQLSNGHFITGNKKLVIHSR
- a CDS encoding DUF1648 domain-containing protein, which produces MNFSILISKVYSKILAVHWCVTIITAMAAIVFYPRLPQIVPTHFGFGVADSPGTKMTIFILPVTLIVLGLISAPKRIDQRFADYTIFNAAVKSLMIVIMVLVWVGAGTAFFTYYELAW
- a CDS encoding ArgE/DapE family deacylase; this translates as MAVFSEEQRLQIFKELVAIQSVNTDEEKVSAYLKNLFEKHGISATIIPVDENRTDLKAEIGTGSPVLGVSGHMDVVSPGDTSKWTSDPFTLTERDGKLYGRGAADMKSGLAAMVIAMIEIHDQGLLKKGRIRLMATMGEEVGELGSRTFADDGSMDDVDALIIGEPSGYRIAYAHKGAMDIRLTSTGKAAHSSMPEQGYNALDPLIDLLHDANHQFRTTNKKSAMLGNLAFNTTIFKGGDQVNSIPAKAVADINVRTIPEFDNDVVDKLLDQLVEQQNTNGAKIVKETYMSQPSVETTGDKKLIGLAQEIGKQYAEKDIPSGAIPAVTDASNMLRDKPKEFPFIIFGPGSNSVHQVDEFVDKQMYLNFVEIYQKLFTQYLN